One region of Anaerotignum faecicola genomic DNA includes:
- the purM gene encoding phosphoribosylformylglycinamidine cyclo-ligase, with translation MKSHSESYKAAGVDITAGYKAVELMKEHIAKTMSAGVMGDIGGFGGLFELDMTGITKPVLVSGTDGVGTKLKLAFLMDKHDTVGIDCVAMCVNDIICVGAKPLFFLDYIAVGKNFPEKIASIVSGVAEGCVQSGAALIGGETAEMPGFYPEDEYDLAGFSVGVVDKDKILNNKTIKEGDVILALPSSGVHSNGFSLVRRVLDVENADIKTPLERLGGKSIGEALLAPTKIYVKPMLALFEEVKVKAVSHITGGGFYENIPRSIPKGFGAKINKASLKTPPIFELIMEKGNIPERDMYNTFNMGVGMSVVIAKEDAEKALKILKANGEDAYIMGEIIASEEGVVIV, from the coding sequence AGCCATAGTGAAAGCTATAAAGCAGCAGGTGTAGATATTACAGCAGGGTATAAAGCAGTGGAGCTGATGAAGGAGCATATCGCAAAGACCATGTCCGCAGGGGTAATGGGTGATATCGGCGGCTTCGGCGGTCTGTTTGAATTGGATATGACAGGCATCACAAAACCCGTACTGGTCAGCGGTACAGACGGCGTTGGCACAAAGCTGAAATTGGCATTTCTGATGGATAAGCATGATACCGTAGGGATTGACTGCGTGGCTATGTGCGTAAACGATATCATTTGTGTTGGTGCAAAGCCCCTGTTCTTCTTGGACTATATCGCAGTCGGCAAGAACTTCCCCGAAAAGATTGCCTCCATCGTTAGCGGCGTGGCAGAAGGCTGTGTGCAGTCCGGTGCGGCACTGATTGGCGGCGAAACAGCAGAAATGCCCGGTTTCTATCCCGAGGATGAATACGATCTGGCAGGCTTCTCCGTAGGTGTTGTCGATAAGGATAAAATCCTGAACAACAAAACCATCAAAGAGGGCGATGTGATTTTGGCTCTGCCCTCCAGTGGTGTACATTCTAACGGCTTCTCTCTGGTGCGTCGTGTGCTGGATGTAGAAAATGCGGATATCAAAACACCTCTGGAAAGACTGGGTGGTAAATCCATCGGCGAAGCACTGCTTGCACCCACAAAGATTTATGTAAAGCCTATGCTGGCGCTGTTTGAAGAGGTGAAGGTAAAGGCGGTTTCCCATATCACAGGCGGCGGCTTCTATGAAAATATTCCCAGATCTATCCCCAAGGGCTTTGGCGCGAAAATCAATAAGGCAAGCCTGAAAACACCCCCCATTTTTGAACTGATTATGGAAAAGGGCAACATTCCTGAAAGAGATATGTATAACACCTTCAACATGGGCGTTGGCATGAGTGTGGTTATTGCAAAAGAGGATGCGGAAAAGGCACTGAAAATTCTGAAGGCAAACGGTGAGGATGCGTATATTATGGGCGAAATCATCGCCTCCGAGGAAGGTGTTGTCATTGTCTAA
- the purN gene encoding phosphoribosylglycinamide formyltransferase, whose translation MRILWAKSSPPRKVLSLSKTRIAVFVSGGGTNLQALIDAAKRGEIPSGEIALVLASNDKAYALTRAAENNIPSVVVKRKEFETQLAYEEAVKAILAENSIDMIVLAGFMSILSENFTAAYPKRIVNVHPSLIPSFCGKGFYGLHVHEAALAYGVKVTGATVHYVNEIPDGGEIILQKAVEIEEGDTPEVLQRRVMEQAEWILLPKAVEMVAARLQKGQ comes from the coding sequence ATGCGTATATTATGGGCGAAATCATCGCCTCCGAGGAAGGTGTTGTCATTGTCTAAGACAAGGATTGCCGTATTCGTTTCCGGCGGCGGCACAAATTTGCAGGCACTGATTGATGCGGCAAAAAGAGGGGAAATCCCCAGCGGCGAAATCGCATTGGTGCTGGCAAGCAATGATAAGGCTTATGCACTGACAAGAGCGGCAGAAAACAATATCCCTTCTGTTGTGGTAAAGCGCAAGGAATTTGAAACACAGCTTGCGTATGAGGAAGCCGTGAAGGCGATTCTTGCGGAAAACAGCATTGATATGATTGTTCTGGCAGGCTTTATGTCCATCCTCAGTGAAAACTTCACAGCTGCATACCCTAAGCGTATCGTAAATGTGCATCCCTCTCTGATTCCTTCCTTCTGCGGTAAGGGCTTCTATGGGCTGCATGTGCACGAGGCGGCACTGGCGTATGGCGTAAAGGTGACGGGTGCAACGGTGCATTATGTAAATGAAATCCCCGATGGCGGCGAAATCATTTTGCAGAAGGCAGTGGAAATCGAAGAAGGGGATACCCCTGAGGTACTGCAAAGAAGAGTCATGGAGCAGGCGGAATGGATTCTTCTGCCCAAGGCAGTGGAAATGGTGGCAGCAAGACTGCAGAAAGGACAGTAA